The following is a genomic window from Schistocerca cancellata isolate TAMUIC-IGC-003103 chromosome 8, iqSchCanc2.1, whole genome shotgun sequence.
agctccgtctaagTTTTTCTTACTGCTTTTAGTATTGAccgacataatcttatgattatattattttggtcatcagtctactgactggcttgatgcggcccgccacgaattcctttcctgtgctaacctcttcatctcagagtagcatttgcaacctacgacctcaattatttgattgacttattccaatctctgtcttcctctacagttcttgccctctacagctccctctagtaccatggaagtcattccctcatgtcttagcagatgtcctatcatcctgtcccttctccttaccagtgttttccacatattcctttcctctccgattctgcgtagaacctcctcattccttaccttatcagtacacctaatttttaacatctgtctatagcaccacatctcaaatgcttcgattctcttctgttccggttttcccacagtccatgtttcactgccatacaatgctgtactccagacgtacatcctcagaaatttcttcctcaaattaaggccggtatttgatattagtagacttctcttggccagaaatgccttttttgccatagcgagtctgcttttgatatcctcctcgctccgtctgtcattcgttattttactgcctaggtagcagaattccttaacttcattgacttcatgaccattaatcctgatgttaagtttctcgctgttctcatttttactacttctcattaccttcgtctttctccgatatactctcaaaccgtactgtgtactcattagactgttcattccgttcagcagatcatttaattcttcttcactttcactcaggatagcaatgtcatcagggaatcgtatcactgatatcctttcaccttgtatttttattCAACTcctaaaccttccttttatttccatcattgcttcctagatgtacagactgaagagtaggggcgaaaggctacagccttatcttacacccttcttaatacgagctcttcgttcttgatcgtccactcttattattcattcTTGGTTGttgtattatgaaacgtccccttagaacaattatacacgactgtgcttaaactgacacaatatttttagcgcaacgcaatctgactttcaaaaatccctataaaagaatggccctgactaacattaacctatacgtttcacaaatcacttacctcaccaaaaatcttccttactcgaactactgcaatacagcgagcgccactactgccagctaaataaaagattcaaactacggaaggcactaactactgatagggatagttagcaaatgaaagattttaatagagaacaaacaatgtatttaccttaatatcatcaaaagtcataatatatgtaatttcaaaactccgccatttccttccacatatccaccactgctggcggctcacctctaactgcgcaacgctacgcgctgttcacatccagctgccgctgcccaacactacaatggcagacaacaatgcaaactagccacagactgcacacagcacagccagtgattttcgtacagagcgctacgtaacgttgccaataagaaaacataaacagcctacttacatagcccccatgctccccacaaaattttacaaatttttttgggcactggccaatacatatttgttaaaatttttttcacaattacaataacaaagaaatcaaatgcacacacttattgatacaatgttggtcaaaagctgaaattttctcacagtccataaagacagtccagattgttcatcacagtaaaactgccgtttcttttctcaaagtctgagcagtaaaagacaatgcacacggaagtagtggatttccatgcagtcttgaagaagtagtgttgtccttccaatggaaatacagtgctgactcttgacatggtgacaggtaatgggccacaatagagcaaacccacagcagagtcagtcgaagttttgaagaatcaaTGACAAAGCAGGGAGGCGGAGCGGGCCTGTCATTTGGATTCGCGCGCAAAGCTGCAACGCGGGTCTCCTCCTCGGCACCTGCGAAGGCATTCGGTCCTGGCGGCGAGGAGGGAGTAGATGCTGGTGGAGCGTCTACTGGTGGCGGCAGGAGCGGCCACATGTCTGCTGCGGATGGGCCGCCTGTGGAGTGCAGAGAGAAGAGAGGGAAAAAGAAGGTGTCGACACGGGAGGACAGGGCTAAAGCAGTGGTGTCCGCTATTGAAGAGATCAAGCGAGAGGAGCTGATGATGCGTGGGCTGGCATTCGGGGGACTGGGTGTACAGCCTCTCCTGAGTTGCCAGATAGCCAACACTGGTCCACTGCCCCTGCTGGAGGAGCCAATACTTTCGCCGATAGCTGAACCAAGGAAAGAGCCAGAGTTGAACAGACAGATACCTCTTTCGAGGGAGCAGAAGGGTGCCATTAATTCGATGGTGGACACCCTTCTGATAGCACAGGACTCCCTGAAGACTCCTGCAGAGGGTGGTTCAGGCAGCCACGAGAAGCGACCTTCGGAGAAAAGTCAGCGTCAGCACAGTCGATCGAGTTACCATGCTGAACGGGAAGAGAGACGGAGCTCAAAGGAACGTGAACGTGAGAGAGAGCGGAAACGTGAGAGTCGACGGTCGAGTCGCCGTCGGTCTTCACGACATGGTGATGAGCTGCCGTCCGACTGGAAAGAATTTCATACCGGCGGATACCGGATTGACGAGATGCAGAGACTAAAGCTGAAGTTGGAGCGCACCAAAGTGACGGGAGCCCCGGCAGGTTCTCGTGACCATCACAGCCGGCGCCGCCGATCGAGGTCTCACGACCGCAAACACAGACACAAGTCTGCAACACAGGAAAGGGAGAAGGAGCGGCTGGGAATACCGGATCCTACGGACTACCTTTACCGTCCATTTGAGGGAACTCCGCAGCTGAGGCTGCCTTACATAGTGACGGGTGTTCTGCAACCACACACCGAGTACCCCTGTGGTCTGATGCGCTGCACGAGAACAAAGCCACCCATCACGTTCTGTGAGAATCCCACTGCCTCGACAGCGATGTTTCGCACCAGGTCTGAGGTGTTAAATGATGCACATACGCGTGTTGCTGAACTGATGAGAGTCGTAATGGAGGGGTCATGGGCCAGTGCAGACACGCGGGCTCTTACTAGTTCCAAGCAGCGGTCAGTAGCTGCCGCAGCAGACGTGGCGAGCTCTTCCACCGATGCCAATCTGTCCAGCAGCCTAGCTGCATTGCAGGTGTCGTATGAAGAATGAAGTGGATGATGCCGCCTCTGATGACCTCATCAAACCAAGGGAGAGATCTTGGTATCTTACTTTCAGTGTGATTAGGGAGCTCTGGTCAGGAGACTCTGCATCTACCGTGGCTACCACATCCGGCAACCAGAGGGAGCCCCCTACGATGAGGGGCAGTGCATCAGATCGAGACCGCGACCATGACCGTGACAAGGAGCGTGACTTCAGCACTTCGCCGGAGGTCTCGCACAGGAGATTCAGGGTGCGGTCTGAGTCTCGCCGTGAAGAGAGCTCTTCTCGTGTGGGGAGCGTGCCGAGGGCTGAACGCATCACCGTCCGCTCCCGTTGGGACAGTGACtacgaagaagaggaagaggaagcaaATGGAGAGTATGGAGAAGAGCGTGAACAGAGAAATAGATTTGACAGGGCAGAGACGGCACTGTCAGTGTCGCCACGGAGGACGCGGGGCAGCTGGAGTGATGACTTCGATTATTCGACTACTGCAGCAGATAAAAGTGAGCCTGATGATGATAGAGGTGCCGCACAACACGATTCTTCCAGCAGCCGTGGACTGGATGGGAGCAGCCGAGTATCACAATGGCAAAGGCTCGGACAGACGCTCGCATAAAGATGCTTCAGAAGAGGAAGATGAAAAAAAGGAGAGGGCAAAGCATGAAGAAGGCTACAGTGGTGACAACGAACGTGAAGACGAACGCCGACCCTTTAAGCGTGTTGAGACTGAAGAGgacgatgaggatgaggatgatgatgggGACGAAGAGGGGGATGAAGaggaagtggaggaggaggaggagggggccaAGGAGAAGGAGCAGCAGTATGAGaacgaggagaaggagaagaagaagataaagatgaATGTGAAGATGaagaaggagagagagggagaggaagacaaGATAGAAGAAGTTGAGATGGAAGTTGAAGAAGATTCCCAGCCTGGAATTATTGAACCACATGAACCAAGTGACAGCACATCTGCCGAAGATGCCGACGTGGAAGACAGGTCGCTGACATCTGGCAGCCACTCCCACAAGACTGACAGCATACTACACACTCCAGTTAATGGGTCCCACACTCAGGATGATGAAGAATCCCTGCCTTCCCATTATATACAGAGTGTAAACCTAAATGATTCAATTTCTGGAGCTTTGAACGAAGTGATGCAAAATGAGGCATTGACTGAGAAATCAATTAGTGCGAATGCAGCCTTAATTGGTCCACAGCCACTGTCTCAGTTCATGCAGGAGGAAAACAGTCAAAGGGAGCCTTCAGATAGTACAAAACTCGCGTCAGAGTATGAAGAATTCATGAAGGCTGTCAGTTTCGAAGCCACTGGGGATGACACCACGCAAGGTGATGAGCAAGACAGTCCCAAAAAAAAGGAGTCTGATAGCCCCAAAAAAATTCAGCCAGAGTCTGACAGTCCCATAAAAATTCGGCTGGAGCCTGggagtaccaaaaaaaaaaagctgggtCCTGACAGTCCTGAAAAAATTCAGCCAGATGCTCCCAGCCCAGAAAAAATTTGCCCTTATCCTGACAGTCCTGATAAAATTCGGCCAATTAATGACAGTCCCGAAAAAATTCGACCAGAGCCTGACAGTCCTAAAACAGTTCGTCTGGTTCCTGACAGCTCTGAAAAAATTCGAccagatcctggcagggtcgccatgtgaaacgtccccttagaacaattatacacgactgtgcttaaactgacacacaatatttttagcgcaacgcaatctgactttcaaaaatccctacaaaagaatggccctgactaacattaacctatatgtttcacaaatcacttacctcaccaaaaatcttccttactcgaactactgaaatacagtgaagtatacattgtatatgacccgtctctccctatagattacccctacttttttcagaatctcgaacagcttgcaccattttatattgtcgaacgatttttccaggttgacaaacccTATGTAAGTGTCtcggtttttctttagccttgcttctattattagccgtaacgtcagaattgcctctctcgtccctttacttttcctaaagccaaactgatcatcacctagcgctttctcaattttcttttccattcttctgtatattattcttgtaagcagcttcgatgcatgagctgttaagctgattgtacgataattctcgcacttgtcagctcttgccgtcttcggaattgtgtggatgatgcttttccgaatgccagactcatatattctacacaccaacgtgaatagtagttttgttgccacttcgcgcaatgattttagaaattctgatggaatgttatctatcccttctgccttattttaccgtaagtcctcctaagctcttttaaattctgattccaatactggatcccctatctcttctaaatcaacttctgtttcttcttctatcacatca
Proteins encoded in this region:
- the LOC126095585 gene encoding uncharacterized protein LOC126095585 translates to MEVEEDSQPGIIEPHEPSDSTSAEDADVEDRSLTSGSHSHKTDSILHTPVNGSHTQDDEESLPSHYIQSVNLNDSISGALNEVMQNEALTEKSISANAALIGPQPLSQFMQEENSQREPSDSTKLASEYEEFMKAVSFEATGDDTTQGDEQDSPKKKESDSPKKIQPESDSPIKIRLEPGSTKKKKLGPDSPEKIQPDAPSPEKICPYPDSPDKIRPINDSPEKIRPEPDSPKTVRLVPDSSEKIRPDPGRVAM